The proteins below are encoded in one region of Neoasaia chiangmaiensis:
- a CDS encoding lipopolysaccharide biosynthesis protein, giving the protein MPPQSLSSTAQRSDGLAKVLRNVGVLLTGKAINAPLSLVHISLAIHLLGSFDFGLIVMMYAFARMMGDVVDFQSWQVILHYGLRPLTQQNRHGFQRIIGFSLFLDTVSGLLGCGLGVAIALLGMNALGWPPQIHGIGAVYCISILFMTTATPTGLLRVFDRFDLLAMQGTTATVVRVIGTSILFFTGASVTALAIVWMLAEAAAWTLLFGFAYRELHRRDLLRGFIGNFRHTIRDILTGPFGRQHPGIWHFVWSTNFSSTLALTFGHVGTLMVGALLGPADAGYYRIASQIAAGIAKPVTLVQTTLYPEMARMWREKATKKLYRMAAQVALAGGLVGTLLLFAAFFASNPLITLITGNAHTHAVPVMLWLLAAEIVSVWGLPLEPILFTTHKSGAATFARVLETVFFLPLLFVMIRWYGLNGVGPATLCAVTVLIAIQLVMVLTSRTQPVSGRESAA; this is encoded by the coding sequence ATGCCTCCACAATCGTTATCTTCAACAGCTCAACGCTCCGATGGCCTCGCCAAGGTTCTTCGAAATGTCGGCGTCCTTTTAACAGGAAAAGCGATCAACGCTCCGTTGAGTCTGGTCCATATCTCGCTTGCCATTCATCTGCTTGGAAGCTTCGACTTCGGCCTCATCGTCATGATGTATGCCTTCGCACGCATGATGGGCGATGTCGTCGATTTCCAATCGTGGCAGGTCATCCTGCACTATGGCCTGCGTCCTTTGACGCAGCAGAACCGTCATGGTTTCCAACGTATCATCGGTTTTAGTCTTTTCCTGGATACGGTCAGCGGTCTGCTGGGATGCGGCCTGGGCGTGGCCATCGCCCTATTGGGTATGAATGCGCTCGGATGGCCTCCCCAAATTCACGGAATTGGCGCCGTCTACTGCATCTCCATCCTTTTCATGACGACCGCCACCCCGACGGGCCTGCTCCGCGTTTTCGACCGTTTCGACCTGCTTGCCATGCAAGGCACAACAGCCACGGTCGTCCGCGTGATCGGCACATCGATCCTGTTCTTTACTGGCGCGTCGGTCACGGCATTGGCCATCGTCTGGATGCTCGCCGAGGCAGCTGCATGGACCCTCCTGTTCGGCTTCGCGTACCGTGAGCTTCACCGCCGTGACTTGCTTCGAGGTTTCATCGGCAACTTTCGCCATACCATACGCGACATTCTCACCGGCCCTTTCGGACGCCAGCATCCCGGCATATGGCATTTCGTCTGGAGCACCAATTTTTCATCGACGCTTGCCCTCACCTTCGGCCATGTCGGCACCTTGATGGTCGGCGCGCTGCTCGGCCCCGCCGACGCCGGTTATTACCGGATCGCCAGTCAGATCGCCGCCGGAATCGCTAAACCCGTCACGCTCGTCCAGACGACCCTCTATCCGGAAATGGCCCGAATGTGGCGCGAGAAGGCGACAAAGAAGCTCTACCGAATGGCCGCACAAGTTGCCCTTGCCGGCGGCCTCGTCGGCACGCTGCTGTTATTCGCGGCGTTTTTCGCCAGCAATCCGTTGATCACGCTCATCACAGGCAATGCCCACACGCACGCCGTTCCTGTCATGCTCTGGCTGCTGGCCGCGGAGATCGTCTCCGTGTGGGGGCTACCACTCGAGCCAATCCTGTTCACGACACACAAATCAGGTGCCGCCACATTCGCACGCGTCCTTGAAACCGTGTTTTTCCTGCCACTGCTATTCGTCATGATCCGCTGGTACGGACTCAACGGCGTTGGTCCAGCAACCCTATGTGCCGTCACGGTCCTCATCGCCATTCAGCTCGTAATGGTCCTGACCTCCCGGACGCAGCCGGTCTCCGGACGGGAATCGGCAGCATGA